Proteins from a single region of Carassius carassius chromosome 37, fCarCar2.1, whole genome shotgun sequence:
- the tmem269 gene encoding transmembrane protein 269 isoform X3, whose protein sequence is MILMTPTSAFFQDANKLLLNERANWVHLKEFARKNAANALSVANMLMGMASILCSLNGHHHAACWLVLIGYLLDLADGAVARQLNACSALGAKLDDFADFTTFGIATSLILRTPSLLDNILCMLYVLSVYTRLCFFSSGIPFMYRGLPCIYSSAILVCVSLLTGGNTAVLRILAVAMILFMVSQNFYPHDRVLESQAWKKVVYIGGVAMVFCSSFPPACIYYLLWSISYILFPTTLWSSKV, encoded by the exons CCTTTTTCCAGGATGCTAACAAACTGCTCCTGAACGAACGAGCTAACTGGGTGCATCTAAAGGAGTTTGCCCGTAAAAATGCTGCCAATGCTCTTTCTGTTGCCAACATGCTCATGGGCATGGCCTCAATCCTCTGCAGTCTCAATGG CCATCATCATGCCGCATGCTGGCTGGTTCTGATCGGTTACCTGCTGGATTTGGCAGATGGAGCAGTTGCTAGGCAACTAAATGCGTGTTCTGCACTGG GTGCAAAGTTGGATGATTTTGCTGATTTCACAACATTTGGAATAGCCACATCCCTCATCTTAAGGACACCCAGTCTTTTGGATAACATCCTGTGCATGTTGTATGTGCTGTCTGTTTATACTCGTCTCTGCTTCTTCTCTAGTG GAATCCCATTCATGTACCGTGGCCTACCATGCATCTACTCCTCTGCCATCctggtgtgtgtttctctgctgaCTGGAGGAAATACGGCAGTACTAAGAATCCTAGCAGTGGCCATGATTCTCTTCATGGTCAGTCAGAACTTCTACCCACATGACAGAGTACTGGAGTCTCAGGCCTGGAAGAAGGTGGTCTACATCGGAG GAGTTGCCATGGTGTTTTGCTCCTCTTTCCCTCCAGCGTGCATTTACTACTTATTATGGTCAATTTCCTACATATTGTTTCCAACAACCCTGTGGAGCAGCAAAGTGTAA
- the tmem269 gene encoding transmembrane protein 269 isoform X1, protein MKSRLKSTGFGITSSSAFFQDANKLLLNERANWVHLKEFARKNAANALSVANMLMGMASILCSLNGHHHAACWLVLIGYLLDLADGAVARQLNACSALGAKLDDFADFTTFGIATSLILRTPSLLDNILCMLYVLSVYTRLCFFSSGIPFMYRGLPCIYSSAILVCVSLLTGGNTAVLRILAVAMILFMVSQNFYPHDRVLESQAWKKVVYIGGVAMVFCSSFPPACIYYLLWSISYILFPTTLWSSKV, encoded by the exons CCTTTTTCCAGGATGCTAACAAACTGCTCCTGAACGAACGAGCTAACTGGGTGCATCTAAAGGAGTTTGCCCGTAAAAATGCTGCCAATGCTCTTTCTGTTGCCAACATGCTCATGGGCATGGCCTCAATCCTCTGCAGTCTCAATGG CCATCATCATGCCGCATGCTGGCTGGTTCTGATCGGTTACCTGCTGGATTTGGCAGATGGAGCAGTTGCTAGGCAACTAAATGCGTGTTCTGCACTGG GTGCAAAGTTGGATGATTTTGCTGATTTCACAACATTTGGAATAGCCACATCCCTCATCTTAAGGACACCCAGTCTTTTGGATAACATCCTGTGCATGTTGTATGTGCTGTCTGTTTATACTCGTCTCTGCTTCTTCTCTAGTG GAATCCCATTCATGTACCGTGGCCTACCATGCATCTACTCCTCTGCCATCctggtgtgtgtttctctgctgaCTGGAGGAAATACGGCAGTACTAAGAATCCTAGCAGTGGCCATGATTCTCTTCATGGTCAGTCAGAACTTCTACCCACATGACAGAGTACTGGAGTCTCAGGCCTGGAAGAAGGTGGTCTACATCGGAG GAGTTGCCATGGTGTTTTGCTCCTCTTTCCCTCCAGCGTGCATTTACTACTTATTATGGTCAATTTCCTACATATTGTTTCCAACAACCCTGTGGAGCAGCAAAGTGTAA
- the tmem269 gene encoding transmembrane protein 269 isoform X2, with protein MELLCNCSCFFLVAFFQDANKLLLNERANWVHLKEFARKNAANALSVANMLMGMASILCSLNGHHHAACWLVLIGYLLDLADGAVARQLNACSALGAKLDDFADFTTFGIATSLILRTPSLLDNILCMLYVLSVYTRLCFFSSGIPFMYRGLPCIYSSAILVCVSLLTGGNTAVLRILAVAMILFMVSQNFYPHDRVLESQAWKKVVYIGGVAMVFCSSFPPACIYYLLWSISYILFPTTLWSSKV; from the exons ATGGAGCTGTTGTGTAATTGCTCATGTTTCTTTTTGGTAGCCTTTTTCCAGGATGCTAACAAACTGCTCCTGAACGAACGAGCTAACTGGGTGCATCTAAAGGAGTTTGCCCGTAAAAATGCTGCCAATGCTCTTTCTGTTGCCAACATGCTCATGGGCATGGCCTCAATCCTCTGCAGTCTCAATGG CCATCATCATGCCGCATGCTGGCTGGTTCTGATCGGTTACCTGCTGGATTTGGCAGATGGAGCAGTTGCTAGGCAACTAAATGCGTGTTCTGCACTGG GTGCAAAGTTGGATGATTTTGCTGATTTCACAACATTTGGAATAGCCACATCCCTCATCTTAAGGACACCCAGTCTTTTGGATAACATCCTGTGCATGTTGTATGTGCTGTCTGTTTATACTCGTCTCTGCTTCTTCTCTAGTG GAATCCCATTCATGTACCGTGGCCTACCATGCATCTACTCCTCTGCCATCctggtgtgtgtttctctgctgaCTGGAGGAAATACGGCAGTACTAAGAATCCTAGCAGTGGCCATGATTCTCTTCATGGTCAGTCAGAACTTCTACCCACATGACAGAGTACTGGAGTCTCAGGCCTGGAAGAAGGTGGTCTACATCGGAG GAGTTGCCATGGTGTTTTGCTCCTCTTTCCCTCCAGCGTGCATTTACTACTTATTATGGTCAATTTCCTACATATTGTTTCCAACAACCCTGTGGAGCAGCAAAGTGTAA
- the si:ch73-206d17.1 gene encoding tyrosine-protein kinase STYK1, which yields MAVQAQFNSSSSSDPISYEEGSGPLAVIIIPSLLALSTLILVSQIIWSFITKRASAQNNTGSSSNVNEGDPVPLDTGFGNMRPAQDALDPWEMPVQCTLEGVEPLQMGRYGPICMGQLKQDNTFTAVVIKTLKEGSNQLEATEFVDFVLFHIAVSKHENIVKMFYCQTRRMPMYLVLEASVPGNLLHFLWSLREDRCGANDNFQIFSERSVYLVAKQVAAGLDYLHSYHRIVHGDVAARNILIGSGLSVKVSGLDLAFKSRQLRMVDKEQEANVPVKWKAPERMMRLPLTDRSDVWSFGILLYEMITLGSPPYPDLDPSEVLPNTLAHYRMKRPENCGAPLYDLIKYCCMWNFKDRPVYSAIIRLLDSYKYFADTKPLCAGQQMDICEYRRKAGLPH from the exons ATGGCTGTACAGGCCCAATTCAACAGCTCCTCTAGCTCTGACCCAATCTCTT ATGAAGAAGGATCGGGTCCATTGGCAGTCATCATAATCCCAAGCTTGCTAGCTCTCAGCACCTTGATCCTTGTGTCTCAGATAATATGGAGCTTTATTACCAAAAGAGCATCAGCTCAGAATAACACAGGATCATCTTCAAATGTAAATG AAGGGGACCCTGTACCTTTGGACACAGGCTTTGGGAACATGCGGCCTGCACAGGATGCTCTGGATCCTTGGGAGATGCCTGTTCAGTGCACTCTGGAGGGGGTGGAGCCGCTTCAGATGGGACGTTATGGGCCAATCTGCATGGGTCAGCTAAAACAAGACAACACATTCACTGCTGTAGTGATTAAAACTCTTAAAG AAGGGTCAAATCAACTGGAGGCTACAGAATTTGTGGATTTTGTCCTTTTCCACATAGCAGTGAGCAAACATGAGAATATAGTCAAGATGTTTTACTGTCAGACACGCCGGATGCCCATGTACCTGGTTTTGGAGGCAAGTGTTCCAGGAAACCTCCTGCATTTTCTCTGGAGTCTTCGAGAG GACAGATGTGGCGCAAATGACAACTTCCAGATATTTTCAGAGAGGTCTGTTTATCTTGTAGCTAAACAGGTAGCAGCAGGACTG gactaTTTACACTCCTACCACAGAATTGTTCATGGGGATGTCGCAGCCCGGAACATTTTGATTGGTTCAGGGCTCTCTGTAAAAGTCTCTGGATTGGATTTGGCTTTTAAGAGCCGACAGTTGAGAATGGTGGACAAAGAACAAGAAGCCAATGTGCCGGTAAAATGGAAGGCCCCTGAACGGATGATGAGGCTCCCCCTAACAGACAGAAGTGATGT ATGGTCCTTTGGAATCCTGCTTTATGAGATGATAACCCTGG GGTCTCCTCCCTATCCTGACCTGGATCCATCTGAAGTGCTGCCAAACACTTTAGCCCATTACCGAATGAAAAGACCAGAAAACTGTGGAGCTCCATT GTATGACTTAATAAAGTACTGCTGCATGTGGAACTTCAAGGACCGGCCTGTGTATTCTGCCATTATTCGGCTTCTAGACTCATACAAATACTTCGCTGACACAAAACCACTTTGCGCTGGACAGCAAATGGATATCTGTGAATACAGGAGGAAAGCAGGACTGCCTCACTGA